A section of the Chryseobacterium ginsenosidimutans genome encodes:
- a CDS encoding T6SS phospholipase effector Tle1-like catalytic domain-containing protein has product MHNNKFGDYTPEITKEEVLDITLGIFFDGTLNNKTNTIERRNKTAEYKKNGGSPTDNNSYNNDWSNVARLWDNYDKNYGIYIEGIGTEDKEEDSMLGYAFGTGDTGIRGKVRKGCEEIVKKVKNIKNAKKADKIAVLTFDVFGFSRGAAAARNFVHEIGKSKYKAQVSTVSNEGMTVTSLSDSDGTAVESEELPKWGHLGLKLQEAGLKVDVLKVRFLGIYDTVSSYSKSFSATPNFHNDVEELSLNDIGKSQTVIHFVAENEHRENFDLTNVNTGTERIFPGVHCDVGGAYEDGQETWEEIETSWTTSEKLKALRSQLIADAWYKEEQLTISPGFYLALKGTRDLVKTYSYIPLHFMAEYAVQKTLPLTIKKMTDEKYSVSSDPLLVRVKDRLRPYAMGNGKQYVFKRYKEIETAYGGASIPEQKYADYQREMKEQDDLRVLRNKYLHWSARREGIGMDPTPDRKRVLHK; this is encoded by the coding sequence ATGCACAATAATAAATTTGGAGATTATACGCCGGAAATAACCAAAGAGGAAGTCTTAGACATCACCCTCGGGATATTTTTTGACGGAACTTTAAATAATAAGACCAATACCATCGAAAGAAGAAACAAAACGGCAGAGTATAAAAAAAATGGGGGATCTCCTACAGATAATAACAGTTATAATAATGACTGGAGTAACGTAGCCCGTTTGTGGGACAATTATGACAAGAATTATGGCATTTACATAGAAGGTATTGGGACCGAAGACAAAGAAGAAGATTCTATGTTGGGATATGCTTTCGGAACAGGTGATACCGGGATTCGCGGAAAGGTGAGGAAAGGCTGCGAAGAGATCGTGAAAAAAGTAAAAAACATTAAAAACGCAAAAAAAGCAGATAAAATAGCAGTTCTTACTTTTGATGTTTTTGGTTTTAGCCGCGGAGCCGCTGCTGCACGTAATTTTGTACATGAAATAGGAAAATCAAAATATAAAGCACAAGTTTCTACAGTTTCAAATGAAGGAATGACCGTTACATCACTTTCAGATAGCGACGGCACGGCTGTAGAATCTGAAGAGCTTCCGAAATGGGGACATCTGGGCTTAAAATTACAGGAAGCAGGACTGAAAGTGGATGTCCTTAAAGTAAGATTTTTGGGAATCTATGATACAGTTTCGTCTTACTCAAAAAGCTTTTCTGCTACACCTAATTTTCATAATGATGTAGAAGAACTGAGCCTGAATGATATCGGAAAATCACAAACAGTTATTCATTTTGTTGCAGAAAACGAACACAGGGAAAATTTTGACCTTACGAATGTGAATACAGGTACAGAAAGAATATTTCCCGGCGTACACTGCGATGTAGGTGGAGCTTACGAAGACGGACAGGAGACTTGGGAAGAAATTGAAACTTCCTGGACGACCAGTGAAAAACTAAAAGCACTAAGAAGCCAGTTGATAGCAGATGCATGGTACAAAGAAGAGCAGCTTACCATTTCTCCAGGGTTTTATTTAGCATTAAAGGGAACCCGTGATCTGGTAAAAACATACAGCTATATTCCTTTGCATTTTATGGCAGAATATGCTGTTCAGAAAACACTTCCCCTTACCATAAAAAAAATGACCGATGAAAAGTATTCTGTTTCATCTGATCCTTTGCTGGTAAGAGTGAAAGATCGCCTGAGACCTTATGCAATGGGGAATGGCAAACAATATGTATTTAAGAGATACAAAGAAATAGAAACCGCTTACGGCGGAGCATCTATACCGGAGCAGAAGTATGCAGATTACCAAAGAGAAATGAAAGAACAGGATGACCTGAGAGTTCTCAGAAACAAATACCTTCATTGGTCTGCAAGAAGAGAGGGAATAGGGATGGACCCAACCCCTGACAGAAAAAGAGTTTTACATAAATAA
- a CDS encoding DUF2931 family protein — MGISRLKAIILFILYGFSLVSCQNKKMEEKYSWSGTISAPQEYPMEIYSGGIIANGFTYGFDAIWGTQNTGWGNEGGTMSVETQQMEIPHRLEFTWYSLVERKFFTGKWDLDQENISRLFKEGFIDQDTKKKTTYSNFVVGLAPKGRVVLWINGPGNQKEVGVFQAHDTIITQEKAYENAKYMLKEGFADRMLNDPSYETFKPELKARIEKEGYPSPEIYDAFREKYNWKPVVLLPEGGEWIDFGFNNYNGEQENLFGESLKENTYKKRAVPKFCGFYWQDKDKNRYAVWIDSFNEKEIFDLFQKSGKEKNIDLTIKINSDNSAATISLKSENEELPVTKAKIRLSRKIE, encoded by the coding sequence CATCTCTGCACCACAGGAATATCCTATGGAAATTTATAGCGGAGGCATTATCGCCAATGGTTTCACTTATGGATTTGATGCCATCTGGGGAACACAGAATACAGGTTGGGGAAATGAAGGCGGTACGATGAGTGTAGAGACTCAACAGATGGAAATTCCTCACAGGTTGGAGTTTACATGGTATTCTCTTGTTGAAAGAAAATTTTTTACCGGAAAATGGGATCTGGATCAGGAAAATATAAGTAGGCTTTTTAAAGAAGGTTTCATCGATCAGGATACTAAGAAAAAAACCACATACAGTAATTTTGTTGTAGGATTAGCTCCTAAAGGAAGAGTAGTATTGTGGATCAATGGACCGGGAAATCAGAAGGAAGTAGGAGTTTTTCAGGCTCATGATACCATTATAACTCAGGAAAAGGCATACGAAAATGCAAAATATATGCTGAAAGAAGGTTTTGCAGACCGTATGCTGAATGACCCGTCTTATGAAACATTCAAGCCTGAATTAAAAGCAAGAATAGAAAAGGAAGGCTATCCTTCTCCGGAAATTTACGACGCTTTCAGAGAAAAATATAATTGGAAACCTGTGGTTTTACTTCCTGAAGGCGGAGAATGGATCGATTTCGGATTTAATAATTACAATGGTGAGCAGGAAAATCTTTTCGGCGAAAGTCTAAAAGAAAATACCTATAAAAAAAGAGCAGTTCCGAAATTCTGTGGCTTTTACTGGCAAGACAAAGACAAAAACAGATATGCAGTGTGGATCGATTCTTTTAATGAAAAAGAAATTTTTGATCTTTTTCAAAAATCAGGAAAAGAAAAAAATATAGATCTTACGATTAAAATCAATAGTGATAATTCTGCTGCAACCATATCATTAAAAAGTGAAAATGAGGAGCTACCTGTCACAAAAGCGAAAATCAGATTATCCCGGAAAATAGAATAA